A single genomic interval of Syntrophaceae bacterium harbors:
- a CDS encoding type II toxin-antitoxin system HicA family toxin translates to MPKLPLLSGKEVCAIPARHGFSEVRRRGSHIVMQKKDWTTTKTVPVPDHREILTGTLLSIIRQSGLSRADFE, encoded by the coding sequence TTGCCTAAGCTCCCCCTCCTTTCCGGAAAAGAAGTCTGTGCGATCCCCGCGAGACACGGATTTTCAGAAGTCCGGCGTCGGGGAAGCCACATCGTGATGCAGAAAAAAGATTGGACCACAACCAAAACCGTCCCCGTGCCGGACCACAGAGAAATTCTGACGGGTACCCTCCTGTCCATCATTCGACAATCCGGCCTGAGCAGAGCGGATTTCGAGTAG
- a CDS encoding type II toxin-antitoxin system HicB family antitoxin, giving the protein MRRQLTAIIEKGEKGRYVALCPEFDIASQGETIEQAKANLKEAVSLFLECASEEEINERFQDEIFVTSIEVATLA; this is encoded by the coding sequence ATGAGACGACAGCTGACTGCCATCATCGAGAAAGGGGAAAAGGGCCGTTACGTGGCCCTGTGCCCCGAGTTCGACATCGCCAGCCAGGGGGAAACGATCGAACAGGCCAAGGCGAACCTCAAAGAGGCCGTGTCCCTTTTCCTGGAATGTGCCTCCGAAGAAGAAATCAACGAGCGGTTCCAGGATGAGATATTCGTCACGAGCATAGAGGTCGCAACTCTTGCCTAA
- a CDS encoding FtsX-like permease family protein, translating into MRLSTVTRSFLRYLYRRRSLSLLQLLGIACGVAAVIGMTLSAQSALSSFSQAVEFLRGKSSHTLERLAGPMDESILRDLAADPAVVSFAPVVERRLKLENGDLVRILGIDPFLDRAIRPELSRAPFERDPGASFEDSLAFLTDERAVLVEAELARGLGLQKGGELPTLKGTLRVIGTFANPSGEPLILMDIAHAQKLLGLAGKVDHVDLILGDESGFASRWQEGWRIQSKRQRQDTFGAMVGAFRLNLEALSLMALFVSVFLIYNTAMFAVVSRRRDAGVLRSLGASRGEVALAFLTEIALFGILGGLLGGLLGYLLSRALTDVIGGTISTLYFFLRPAPVPWSWWVPAAGAAVGLGASLLGSLYPLLELTRTDPVRTLRGRSGGRGNRRRAWIAALAGGAVLVVSIVLLAFFSKRIYVAFAGVFGFLFGLSLLTGVVMVLADPLLARLLGSLGRLPGRIAAGNIIRNLGRTGVAVAAFMVALSLSIGLGSMIGSFRESLIWWMGTQLRGDLYVSNASDMEVPEAFYEEIRDIPGVGGVDTYRKVQVPYRGRTVHVVGIKADVLQRFARFGWVEGGDEHWEAVKRGDVIVSESFARSFGARPGSVVTLESLTGPVGLRIEGVFYDYSTEHGLIMMDRATYIGLYGDRTINSIAVFLDPAEPRRKQILDDIRARAIARGLPALTREQFHRNILEIFDSTFAVTRSMRILAIVIAFFGITGALMTLFIERQRDLGILRALGFSTGQVARMTLLEALGMGLVSFALSAGVGTVLALLLIRVINLRSFNWTVFYYPDWQPYALTALTALAASVGAALYPIWKVHRTYPQMQIREE; encoded by the coding sequence ATGCGACTGAGCACCGTCACCCGCTCCTTTCTTCGCTACCTCTACCGGCGCCGGAGCCTCAGCCTGCTGCAGCTTCTGGGAATCGCCTGCGGAGTGGCCGCCGTCATCGGGATGACCCTCTCGGCGCAGTCGGCCCTGTCCAGCTTCTCCCAGGCCGTGGAGTTCCTCCGCGGCAAATCCTCCCACACCCTCGAGCGTCTCGCCGGGCCCATGGACGAGTCGATCCTGCGCGACCTCGCCGCCGACCCGGCCGTCGTTTCCTTCGCCCCCGTCGTGGAGCGGCGCCTGAAGCTGGAAAACGGTGACCTGGTGCGCATCCTCGGCATCGACCCCTTTCTCGACCGGGCCATCCGCCCCGAGCTCTCCCGCGCCCCCTTCGAGCGGGACCCCGGCGCCTCGTTCGAGGACTCGCTGGCCTTTCTCACCGACGAGCGGGCCGTCCTGGTCGAGGCGGAGCTTGCCCGCGGCCTCGGGCTTCAGAAAGGGGGTGAGCTGCCCACCCTGAAGGGAACCCTCCGGGTGATCGGGACCTTCGCCAACCCTTCGGGCGAACCCCTGATCCTGATGGACATCGCCCACGCGCAGAAGCTCCTGGGCCTCGCCGGGAAGGTCGACCACGTCGACCTCATTCTCGGCGACGAGAGCGGCTTCGCCTCCCGCTGGCAGGAGGGCTGGCGCATCCAGTCCAAGCGGCAGCGCCAGGACACCTTCGGCGCCATGGTGGGCGCCTTCCGGCTCAACCTCGAGGCCCTGTCGCTCATGGCCCTCTTCGTGAGCGTCTTCCTGATCTACAACACGGCCATGTTCGCCGTCGTGAGCCGCCGCCGCGATGCGGGCGTGCTGCGCAGCCTGGGGGCCAGCCGCGGCGAGGTGGCGCTCGCCTTTCTCACCGAGATCGCCCTGTTCGGCATCCTCGGCGGCCTGCTGGGCGGGCTCCTGGGCTACCTCCTGAGCCGGGCCCTCACGGACGTCATCGGGGGCACGATCAGCACCCTCTACTTCTTCCTGCGGCCCGCCCCCGTGCCCTGGTCCTGGTGGGTCCCGGCCGCCGGCGCCGCCGTCGGTCTCGGGGCGAGCCTCCTGGGAAGCCTCTACCCCCTGCTGGAGCTCACCCGCACCGACCCGGTCCGCACCCTGAGGGGCCGCTCGGGGGGCCGCGGGAACCGCCGCCGGGCCTGGATCGCGGCCCTGGCGGGGGGGGCCGTCCTGGTCGTGAGCATCGTCCTGCTGGCCTTCTTCTCGAAGCGGATCTACGTCGCCTTCGCCGGGGTCTTCGGCTTCCTCTTCGGCCTGAGCCTGCTGACGGGCGTCGTCATGGTTCTCGCCGACCCGCTCCTGGCAAGGCTCCTGGGGTCGCTGGGACGCCTGCCCGGACGGATCGCGGCGGGCAACATCATCCGCAACCTCGGCCGGACCGGCGTGGCCGTGGCCGCCTTCATGGTGGCCCTGTCCCTCTCCATCGGCCTGGGCTCCATGATCGGCAGCTTCCGCGAGTCGCTCATCTGGTGGATGGGCACCCAGCTGCGCGGCGATCTCTACGTGTCCAACGCCTCGGACATGGAGGTGCCCGAGGCGTTCTACGAGGAGATCCGGGACATCCCCGGGGTCGGCGGCGTCGACACCTACCGCAAGGTGCAGGTGCCCTACCGCGGCCGCACGGTGCACGTCGTGGGCATCAAGGCCGACGTGCTGCAGCGCTTCGCCCGGTTCGGCTGGGTCGAGGGCGGCGACGAGCACTGGGAAGCCGTCAAGCGGGGCGACGTCATCGTCTCGGAGAGCTTTGCCCGGAGCTTCGGCGCGCGCCCCGGCAGCGTCGTGACCCTCGAGAGCCTGACGGGCCCCGTCGGGCTGCGCATCGAGGGCGTCTTCTACGACTACTCGACGGAGCACGGCCTCATCATGATGGACCGCGCAACCTACATCGGGCTCTACGGCGACCGGACCATCAACAGCATCGCCGTGTTCCTCGACCCCGCGGAGCCCCGCAGGAAGCAGATCCTCGACGACATCCGCGCCCGGGCGATCGCGCGGGGCCTGCCCGCCCTGACGCGCGAGCAGTTTCACCGCAACATCCTCGAAATCTTCGACAGCACCTTCGCCGTCACCCGCTCCATGCGGATCCTGGCGATCGTCATCGCCTTTTTCGGGATCACGGGGGCCCTGATGACCCTGTTCATCGAGCGGCAGCGCGACCTCGGCATCCTCCGGGCCCTGGGGTTCTCCACGGGGCAGGTGGCGCGCATGACCCTCCTGGAGGCGCTCGGGATGGGGCTCGTGAGCTTCGCGCTCAGCGCCGGCGTGGGGACCGTGCTGGCCCTGCTGCTGATCCGCGTCATCAACCTGCGGAGCTTCAACTGGACGGTCTTCTATTACCCCGACTGGCAGCCCTACGCGCTGACCGCCCTGACGGCCCTGGCCGCCAGCGTCGGCGCGGCGCTCTACCCGATCTGGAAGGTGCACCGCACCTACCCGCAGATGCAGATCCGGGAGGAGTGA
- a CDS encoding ABC transporter ATP-binding protein, with amino-acid sequence MLPTSPIVRVVDLWKEYREDGQVVTQALRGANLEVAPGEVVALFGKSGSGKTTLLNMLAGLDRPSRGFIEIDGRNLEDLGESGRTRLRRSRLGFIFQFFNLLPTLTAFENVYLALELAGKTDPRAAQRALENVGLKGKEGRYPHELSGGEQQRVAIARAIVKEPALILADEPTGNLDTATGDQILQLITERCREAAMSLIMVTHTPLACKYADRILKMVDGVVTDDDRCD; translated from the coding sequence ATGTTACCAACGTCCCCAATCGTGCGTGTGGTGGACCTCTGGAAGGAATACCGCGAGGACGGGCAGGTCGTGACCCAGGCCCTGCGCGGGGCGAACCTCGAGGTCGCCCCCGGGGAAGTGGTCGCCCTGTTCGGCAAGAGCGGCTCCGGCAAGACGACCCTCCTGAACATGCTCGCGGGCCTCGACCGCCCTTCCCGGGGATTCATCGAAATCGACGGCCGCAACCTCGAGGACCTCGGGGAATCCGGCCGCACCCGGCTCCGCCGGTCCCGCCTGGGCTTCATCTTCCAGTTCTTCAATCTCCTGCCCACCCTGACGGCCTTCGAGAACGTGTACCTCGCCCTCGAGCTGGCCGGAAAGACCGACCCCCGGGCCGCACAACGGGCCCTGGAGAACGTGGGCCTCAAGGGCAAGGAGGGCCGCTACCCCCATGAGCTCTCGGGCGGAGAGCAGCAGCGCGTCGCCATCGCCCGGGCGATCGTGAAGGAGCCGGCGCTGATCCTGGCCGACGAGCCCACGGGCAACCTCGACACGGCGACGGGCGACCAGATCCTGCAGCTCATCACGGAGCGCTGCCGGGAGGCCGCCATGTCGCTCATCATGGTGACCCACACGCCGCTTGCCTGCAAGTACGCCGACCGAATCCTGAAGATGGTGGACGGCGTCGTGACGGACGACGACCGATGCGACTGA
- a CDS encoding YihY family inner membrane protein — MFAKVRKFVEQDIWRIRARDLPPLKAFAVRYLRIFLAAAQAFQEHRCRLRASALTFFSLLSIVPVVAMAFGIAKGFEFEKVLQEKILERFEGQEEVLLEVFGFANSLLENTKGGLIAGVGVILLFWTIIKVLGNIENSFNDIWSVKEDRTLARKITDYLSVMLVAPVLLVLSGSATVFVTTQLAAITGRFDVLGFLGPVVVLFLELTPFVTMWVLFSFLYLFMPNRRVDRKSGILAGVIAGTAHVVVQLVYVKFQVGVAKYNAIYGSFAALPLFLAWLQLSWIIVLAGAEISCVHQNADALEYGPDARRASNHFRRLVALRIVSHISRKFTAGEVPLTAREVSESLEIPRGLTAAILEELRESGVLLEADRKGRDEPAYAPARDTDQLTVAFVMDALDRRGADFIPVARTGELERLEKSLEAFGEAIERSPANLRLKDI, encoded by the coding sequence ATGTTCGCGAAGGTGAGGAAGTTCGTCGAGCAGGACATCTGGCGGATCCGCGCGCGGGACCTGCCGCCCCTGAAGGCCTTCGCCGTCCGGTACCTGCGGATCTTTCTCGCCGCCGCCCAGGCCTTCCAGGAGCACCGCTGCAGGCTGAGGGCCTCGGCGCTGACCTTCTTCTCGCTGCTCTCGATCGTCCCCGTCGTGGCCATGGCCTTCGGGATCGCCAAGGGCTTCGAGTTCGAGAAAGTCCTGCAGGAAAAGATCCTGGAGCGCTTCGAGGGGCAGGAGGAAGTCCTCCTGGAGGTCTTCGGCTTCGCCAACTCGCTGCTCGAGAACACGAAGGGCGGCCTCATCGCCGGGGTGGGCGTCATCCTGCTGTTCTGGACGATCATCAAGGTCCTGGGCAACATCGAGAACTCCTTCAACGACATCTGGTCGGTGAAGGAGGACCGGACGCTGGCCCGCAAGATCACGGACTACCTCTCCGTCATGCTCGTGGCCCCCGTGCTGCTGGTCCTGTCGGGGAGCGCCACCGTTTTCGTCACCACGCAGCTGGCCGCGATCACCGGGAGGTTCGACGTCCTGGGGTTCCTGGGCCCCGTCGTGGTCCTCTTCCTGGAGCTCACCCCCTTCGTGACCATGTGGGTGCTCTTCAGCTTCCTGTACCTCTTCATGCCCAACCGCCGGGTGGACAGGAAATCGGGGATCCTGGCCGGAGTGATCGCCGGCACCGCCCACGTCGTCGTCCAGCTCGTCTACGTGAAGTTCCAGGTGGGGGTGGCCAAGTACAACGCCATCTACGGCAGCTTCGCCGCCCTGCCCCTCTTCCTCGCGTGGCTTCAGCTCAGCTGGATCATCGTGCTGGCCGGCGCGGAGATCTCCTGCGTCCACCAGAACGCCGACGCCCTCGAGTACGGCCCCGACGCACGGCGGGCGAGCAACCACTTCCGCAGGCTCGTGGCCCTGCGCATCGTCAGCCACATCAGCCGGAAGTTCACGGCGGGAGAGGTCCCCCTTACGGCAAGAGAGGTCTCGGAGAGCCTCGAGATCCCCCGGGGCCTCACGGCTGCCATCCTAGAGGAACTGAGGGAAAGCGGGGTCCTCCTCGAGGCGGACCGCAAGGGCCGCGATGAGCCCGCCTACGCCCCCGCGCGAGACACGGACCAGCTGACCGTCGCGTTCGTGATGGATGCCCTGGACCGCCGCGGTGCTGATTTCATCCCCGTGGCCCGGACCGGGGAGCTGGAGCGCCTCGAGAAGAGCCTGGAGGCCTTCGGCGAGGCGATCGAGAGATCCCCCGCCAACCTGCGCCTCAAAGACATCTGA
- a CDS encoding rubrerythrin family protein: protein MAKSVRGTRTEKNLLAAFAGESQARNRYTYFASAARKEGYEQIAAIFLETAENEKEHAKVFFKHLEGGEVEITASYPAGVIGDTAANLLAAAEGEKLEWSTLYADFERVAREEGFPQIAHSFREIAEVEQFHEARYRKLLANVQAGEVFKKKTAVKWHCRNCGYVHEGPEAPEVCPACRHPKAHYEILAENY, encoded by the coding sequence ATGGCAAAATCGGTCAGGGGAACAAGGACGGAGAAGAACCTGCTGGCGGCCTTCGCCGGCGAGTCGCAGGCGCGAAACCGCTACACGTACTTCGCCAGTGCGGCGCGGAAGGAAGGCTACGAGCAGATCGCGGCCATTTTCCTGGAGACGGCCGAAAACGAGAAGGAGCACGCCAAGGTGTTCTTCAAGCACCTCGAGGGCGGCGAGGTGGAAATCACGGCGTCCTACCCGGCGGGCGTGATCGGCGACACGGCGGCGAACCTGCTGGCCGCCGCCGAAGGGGAGAAACTCGAGTGGTCCACGCTCTACGCCGATTTCGAGCGCGTGGCCCGCGAGGAGGGGTTCCCGCAGATCGCCCACTCCTTCCGCGAGATCGCAGAGGTCGAGCAATTCCACGAGGCCCGCTACCGCAAGCTCCTGGCCAATGTGCAGGCAGGCGAGGTCTTCAAAAAGAAGACGGCCGTCAAGTGGCACTGCCGCAACTGCGGCTACGTGCACGAGGGCCCCGAGGCGCCGGAAGTCTGCCCCGCCTGCCGCCACCCGAAGGCCCACTACGAAATCCTGGCGGAGAACTACTGA
- a CDS encoding MFS transporter, producing the protein MPVQSGQRPSPLLPGVFPATPPASKGARALSDEKNRPGPPDAPGASARLIIATTIGNALEWLDFSAYALFAVFIAREFFPAESELASLLAVFATFAAGFVMRPVGALVLGSYGDRAGRRAALSLTILLMALGTAIIAFTPGYATIGAAAPVLIVLARLLQGLSAGGEIGGAVAFLIEHAPAGSRGRYVSWQQAGQAGAFLLAGLSGHLVTNLLTPEQVQAFGWRLPFVFGLSIAPVGFYIRWKLDETPLFDRYRRRSPARASTPVRDLFRGHLRPLLLGIALVAVGAVCNHLANYMPTYLIRELKMRLSSAYIGLLVFGCALSLAPLVGAWCDRAGRKPLMTAAALGMLIAAYPSFWVLNRWPGELSLVLVQFVLGLLLVVYAVPAYAVGASLFPTPVRTTGLAIVYSVGVTVFGSLTPMVGTVLVALTGDRLAVAWWFILAALISLAALALLDDRASEKLD; encoded by the coding sequence ATGCCTGTACAATCCGGGCAGCGGCCTTCGCCCCTGCTGCCAGGGGTGTTTCCGGCCACACCCCCTGCTTCGAAGGGAGCACGAGCATTGAGCGACGAAAAGAACCGGCCGGGCCCGCCCGATGCCCCGGGGGCCTCAGCCCGGCTCATCATCGCCACCACCATCGGCAACGCCCTCGAGTGGCTCGACTTCAGCGCCTATGCCCTGTTTGCCGTCTTCATCGCAAGGGAATTCTTCCCCGCCGAAAGCGAGCTGGCCTCCCTGCTGGCCGTTTTCGCGACCTTTGCCGCCGGGTTCGTCATGCGGCCGGTGGGGGCCCTGGTGCTGGGGAGCTACGGCGACCGCGCAGGCCGCCGGGCGGCCCTGAGCCTGACGATCCTCCTGATGGCGCTGGGGACCGCCATCATCGCCTTCACGCCGGGCTATGCGACGATCGGGGCGGCCGCGCCCGTGCTGATCGTCCTGGCCCGGCTGCTCCAGGGGCTTTCGGCCGGCGGCGAGATCGGCGGCGCCGTGGCCTTCCTGATCGAGCATGCCCCCGCGGGCAGCAGGGGCCGCTATGTGTCCTGGCAGCAGGCGGGCCAGGCCGGGGCGTTTCTCCTGGCGGGCCTGTCGGGGCACCTCGTGACCAACCTGCTCACGCCCGAGCAGGTCCAGGCGTTCGGCTGGCGGCTGCCCTTTGTCTTCGGCCTCTCGATCGCCCCGGTGGGGTTCTACATCCGCTGGAAACTCGACGAGACGCCGCTGTTCGACCGATACCGGAGGCGGAGCCCCGCCCGGGCGTCCACGCCGGTGCGCGACCTGTTCCGGGGGCACCTGCGGCCGCTGCTGCTCGGCATCGCACTGGTCGCCGTGGGCGCCGTCTGCAACCACCTGGCCAACTACATGCCGACCTACCTCATCCGCGAGCTCAAGATGAGGCTCTCGAGCGCCTACATCGGGCTGCTCGTCTTCGGCTGCGCCCTGAGCCTCGCCCCCCTGGTCGGCGCCTGGTGCGACCGGGCGGGCCGGAAGCCGCTGATGACGGCGGCCGCGCTCGGGATGCTGATCGCCGCCTACCCCTCCTTCTGGGTCCTCAACCGGTGGCCGGGCGAGCTCTCCCTGGTCCTCGTGCAGTTCGTCCTGGGGCTGCTGCTGGTCGTCTACGCAGTGCCGGCCTACGCCGTCGGGGCCTCGCTCTTTCCCACGCCGGTCCGGACCACGGGGCTCGCGATCGTCTACAGCGTGGGCGTCACGGTGTTCGGAAGCCTGACCCCGATGGTGGGCACGGTGCTGGTTGCGCTGACGGGCGACCGGCTGGCGGTCGCCTGGTGGTTCATCCTGGCGGCCCTCATCAGCCTTGCGGCCCTTGCGCTGCTGGACGACCGCGCAAGCGAAAAACTGGATTGA
- a CDS encoding epoxyqueuosine reductase, whose product MAYDRSKGRAEWITALIRDWVNTSPENTLGNEAGDRAWDDPLVGFSRGDDPYWESFKEHVGPFHWTPAEAFAQAFPGGGAGPERLTVVSWVLPQMKKTKMETRRETTYPPESWARARFYGEAVNEKLRRHVVAELGKAGIRAAAPVLLPGFSRMPSERFTFASTWSERHAAFVSGLGTFGLSDGLITPRGKAMRAGSVIAEIEVQPTPRPYRGHRDWCLWFSRGTCRKCAARCPVGALSERGHDKILCSRHVHETCKAVIAERYGFAGYACGLCQTAVPCESRIPAAEDGG is encoded by the coding sequence ATGGCGTATGACAGATCGAAGGGGCGGGCGGAGTGGATCACCGCGCTGATCCGGGACTGGGTCAATACCTCGCCGGAGAACACGCTGGGGAACGAGGCAGGCGACCGGGCCTGGGACGACCCGCTCGTCGGGTTCTCCCGCGGCGACGACCCGTACTGGGAATCCTTCAAGGAGCACGTGGGCCCCTTCCACTGGACCCCGGCGGAGGCCTTCGCGCAGGCCTTTCCGGGCGGCGGCGCGGGGCCGGAGAGGCTCACGGTGGTCAGCTGGGTGCTGCCCCAGATGAAGAAGACGAAGATGGAGACGAGAAGGGAAACGACCTACCCGCCCGAGAGCTGGGCGCGGGCCCGGTTCTACGGGGAGGCGGTCAATGAGAAGCTCCGCAGGCACGTCGTGGCGGAGCTGGGGAAGGCGGGCATCCGGGCCGCGGCGCCGGTGCTGCTGCCCGGGTTTTCCCGCATGCCCTCGGAGAGGTTCACGTTCGCCTCGACCTGGTCCGAGCGCCACGCGGCCTTCGTGTCGGGGCTGGGGACCTTCGGGCTCTCCGACGGCCTCATCACCCCGCGGGGGAAGGCCATGCGCGCGGGGTCCGTCATCGCCGAGATCGAGGTCCAGCCCACGCCCCGGCCCTACAGGGGGCACCGGGACTGGTGCCTGTGGTTCAGCCGCGGGACCTGCAGGAAGTGCGCGGCGCGGTGTCCCGTGGGGGCCCTCTCGGAGAGGGGGCACGACAAGATCCTCTGCTCGAGGCATGTCCACGAGACGTGCAAGGCGGTCATCGCCGAGCGCTACGGGTTCGCGGGCTACGCCTGCGGCCTCTGCCAGACGGCGGTCCCCTGCGAGTCGCGAATCCCCGCCGCGGAGGACGGCGGCTGA
- a CDS encoding hydrogenase maturation protease has product MDRTLVIGFGNLDRADDGVAFHVVNAFRRRLGQAALAEDDTGLERLGLSVDSVFIGQLVPEMMDLLEGYGRVLFVDAHVDPALGDVYCAPVSAEDAGLTFTHHMSPSTLLAFYKAIHGRDLEGHLVSVRGRDFDFRRSLSPETLALVEPAVERLAALVRPGVPS; this is encoded by the coding sequence ATGGACCGGACATTGGTGATCGGCTTCGGCAACCTCGACCGCGCCGACGACGGCGTGGCCTTTCACGTGGTCAACGCCTTCCGGCGGCGCCTGGGGCAGGCCGCCCTCGCGGAGGACGACACGGGCCTCGAGCGGCTCGGCCTCTCGGTGGACTCCGTCTTCATCGGCCAGCTCGTGCCGGAGATGATGGACCTGCTCGAGGGCTACGGCCGCGTCCTCTTCGTGGACGCCCACGTGGACCCCGCGCTGGGCGACGTGTACTGCGCGCCCGTCTCGGCGGAGGATGCCGGCCTCACCTTCACCCACCACATGAGCCCGTCCACGCTGCTGGCCTTCTACAAGGCCATCCACGGCCGCGACCTCGAGGGGCACCTCGTCTCGGTCCGCGGCCGCGACTTCGACTTCCGCCGGTCCCTCTCGCCGGAGACCCTCGCCCTTGTAGAACCCGCCGTCGAGCGGCTGGCGGCCCTGGTACGCCCCGGCGTGCCCTCCTGA
- a CDS encoding Ni/Fe hydrogenase subunit alpha: MNARKITIEPVTRIEGHGRVTIHLNEQGDVDQTFFHVDEFRGLEKFTEGRPYLEMPQITQRICGICPVSHHLAAAKACDGVARVEPPRPAKLLRELIHMGQIIQSHGMHFFHLAAPDLILGFDADPKDRNVFGIIKANPELAVKAVHLRRYGQQIIQRLGGGKRVHPNLCVPGGVNAPLTVADRDAIASELGEMTGIGKVALGIARGWLEQNKALADTFAAFPSNYMGLVDEEGGLQLYDGEIRVKSAEGRFLAQFKADAYLSHIGEHVEPWSFLKHPYYRKQGFPQGFYRVGPLGRMNVIDKIGTPLADEAFRQFRTVNGGKPVEGSLYYHYARMIELVYALERTGQLLDDPDILSRDVRAYPKDQLPGQGVGVIEAPRGTLIHDYSTDENGILTRVNLIVATGNNNWAMHTAAGAVAKAFVNGNRLSEGMLNRVEAAIRCYDPCLSCATHAIGKMPLEVTLVAADGTVLDRISR; this comes from the coding sequence ATGAACGCTCGGAAGATAACCATCGAACCCGTGACCCGGATCGAGGGACACGGGCGTGTGACGATCCACCTCAACGAGCAGGGCGACGTCGACCAGACCTTCTTCCACGTCGACGAGTTCCGGGGGCTGGAAAAGTTCACCGAGGGCCGCCCCTACCTCGAAATGCCGCAGATCACCCAGCGCATCTGCGGCATCTGCCCGGTGAGCCACCACCTGGCGGCCGCGAAGGCCTGCGACGGGGTGGCCCGGGTGGAGCCCCCCCGCCCGGCGAAGCTGCTGCGCGAGCTGATCCACATGGGGCAGATCATCCAGTCGCACGGGATGCACTTCTTCCACCTGGCCGCTCCCGATCTGATTCTGGGGTTCGACGCCGACCCGAAGGACCGCAACGTCTTCGGCATCATCAAGGCGAACCCCGAGCTCGCGGTGAAGGCCGTGCACCTGCGCCGGTACGGCCAGCAGATCATCCAGCGCCTGGGGGGCGGCAAGCGCGTCCACCCCAACCTCTGCGTCCCGGGAGGGGTCAACGCCCCCCTGACGGTCGCGGACCGCGATGCCATCGCCTCCGAGCTCGGCGAGATGACCGGGATCGGCAAGGTGGCCCTGGGCATCGCGCGGGGATGGCTGGAGCAGAACAAGGCCCTGGCCGACACCTTCGCGGCGTTCCCGTCCAACTACATGGGCCTCGTCGACGAGGAAGGCGGCCTTCAGCTCTACGACGGCGAGATCCGCGTGAAGAGCGCCGAAGGCAGGTTCCTGGCCCAGTTCAAGGCGGACGCCTACCTCTCCCACATCGGGGAGCACGTGGAGCCCTGGTCGTTCCTCAAGCACCCCTACTACCGCAAGCAGGGCTTCCCGCAGGGGTTCTACCGCGTGGGCCCCCTGGGGCGCATGAACGTGATCGACAAGATCGGCACCCCCCTGGCCGACGAGGCCTTCCGGCAGTTCAGGACGGTCAACGGCGGCAAGCCCGTCGAGGGGTCCCTGTACTACCACTACGCCCGGATGATCGAGCTGGTCTACGCGCTCGAGCGCACGGGGCAGCTGCTGGACGACCCGGACATCCTGTCCCGGGACGTCCGCGCGTATCCCAAGGACCAGCTGCCCGGCCAGGGCGTGGGCGTCATCGAGGCCCCCCGGGGAACGCTCATCCACGACTACAGCACCGACGAGAACGGCATCCTGACCCGGGTGAACCTGATCGTGGCCACGGGCAACAACAACTGGGCCATGCACACGGCAGCGGGCGCGGTGGCGAAGGCCTTCGTGAACGGCAACAGGCTCAGCGAGGGCATGCTCAACCGCGTCGAGGCGGCCATCCGCTGCTACGACCCGTGCCTGTCCTGCGCCACCCACGCCATCGGCAAGATGCCCCTGGAGGTGACCCTGGTGGCCGCGGACGGGACCGTGCTGGACCGCATCTCGCGCTGA
- a CDS encoding NADP oxidoreductase, whose translation MSKITIATDWLAGCAGCHMSFLDIDDRILQLLEKAEFTSSPVTDLKHPPKEGVTVGILEGAICNSHNVEVAKQMRERCQILIAIGDCATFGGVPAMRNLCGTKEALKRAYLEAESNVGGLIPDSPELGTPLDEVVGVDKVVKVDLFIPGCPPSADALFYALSELLAGRTPVVLPPKYFKYD comes from the coding sequence ATGTCGAAAATCACGATCGCCACGGACTGGCTGGCCGGCTGCGCCGGGTGCCACATGTCCTTTCTCGACATCGACGACCGCATCCTGCAGCTGCTGGAGAAGGCCGAATTCACCTCGAGCCCGGTGACGGACCTGAAGCACCCGCCCAAGGAAGGCGTCACCGTGGGCATCCTCGAGGGGGCCATCTGCAACTCCCACAACGTGGAGGTGGCCAAGCAGATGCGCGAGCGCTGCCAGATCCTCATCGCCATCGGCGACTGCGCCACCTTCGGCGGCGTGCCGGCCATGCGCAACCTCTGCGGCACGAAGGAGGCCCTCAAGCGGGCCTATCTCGAGGCGGAAAGCAACGTGGGCGGCCTCATCCCCGACTCCCCGGAGCTCGGCACGCCGCTGGACGAGGTCGTGGGCGTCGACAAGGTGGTGAAGGTCGACCTGTTCATCCCCGGGTGCCCGCCGAGCGCCGACGCGCTGTTCTACGCGCTCTCGGAGCTGCTCGCCGGTCGCACGCCCGTCGTCCTGCCCCCGAAATACTTCAAATACGACTAG